The proteins below are encoded in one region of Apium graveolens cultivar Ventura chromosome 4, ASM990537v1, whole genome shotgun sequence:
- the LOC141717854 gene encoding uncharacterized protein LOC141717854 isoform X2, whose protein sequence is MAPNDNYVQVGKKKNKFLILAKPLLKVKGNSVGATTPPSRKEAQTEKDNLLAVTKKEQVAGTEEEQLFYHDPSIKYKPLSRYIVPKFAFSDTSSTDWSESTDSESDTELMAEEATRGQKEKIRDDTRVERLFCNDLAKSPSTDFQSVAEDLTKSSSANLQSKSSV, encoded by the exons ATGGCTCCAAACGACAATTAT GTACAAGTCGGGAAGAAGAAAAACAAATTCCTAATTCTGGCAAAACCCTTGCTCAAAGTAAAAGGGAACAGTGTTGGCGCTACGACCCCACCATCAA GAAAAGAAGCTCAAACTGAGAAAGACAATCTCCTTGCTGTAACCAAAAAGGAACAGGTTGCTGGAACCGAAGAGGAACAACTCTTTTACCACGACCCTAGTATCAAGTACAAACCACTCAGCCGATATATTGTCCCAAAATTTGCCTTTTCTGACACCTCCTCTACTGACTGGTCAGAGTCCACAGACTCTGAATCCGATACTGAACTCATGGCAGAAGAAGCAACACGAGGTCAGAAAGAAAAAATCAGAGATGATACTAGGGTGGAACGACTCTTTTGCAACGACTTGGCTAAGTCTCCGTCAACTGATTTCCAGTCTGTGGCTGAGGACTTGACTAAGTCTTCATCTGCAAATCTCCAATCTAAATCATCTGTTTAA
- the LOC141718378 gene encoding uncharacterized protein LOC141718378, which translates to MIPMLNGTNYVTWKENVEIVLGCMDLDLALRKEQPIPTTDDPKMDQIEKWERSNRICLAIMKRMIPTGFRGFIAESTSAKKFLSEIEQYFAKNEKAETSNLL; encoded by the coding sequence ATGATTCCAATGTTGAATGGGACAAACTATGTCACATGGAAAGAAAATGTTGAAATCGTTCTTGGGTGTATGGATCTCGACCTTGCGCTAAGGAAAGAGCAACCAATTCCCACTACGGATGATCCCAAAATGGATCAAATTGAGAAATGGGAACGCTCTAATCGCATATGTCTGGCGATAATGAAGCGAATGATTCCAACTGGCTTTCGGGGCTTTATTGCTGAGAGCACAAGTGCCAAGAAGTTTCTCTCCGAGATCGAGCAATATTTTGCTAAGAATGAAAAAGCAGAAACGAGTAATCTTCTGTAA
- the LOC141717854 gene encoding uncharacterized protein LOC141717854 isoform X1, which produces MCSTISKTCKVLPKVIKKVKQAATLVDLQDDISSIWGWLRLDGSKRQLCTSREEEKQIPNSGKTLAQSKREQCWRYDPTIKYEAVRRFAVPRYAYDSSDWSDSSDCEYENVYMAGKEAQTEKDNLLAVTKKEQVAGTEEEQLFYHDPSIKYKPLSRYIVPKFAFSDTSSTDWSESTDSESDTELMAEEATRGQKEKIRDDTRVERLFCNDLAKSPSTDFQSVAEDLTKSSSANLQSKSSV; this is translated from the exons ATGTGTAGTACAA TATCCAAGACGTGCAAAGTTCTGCCCAAGGTTATTAAGAAGGTGAAACAAGCCGCGACTCTAGTGGACCTGCAGGATGACATATCATCCATATGGGGCTGGCTGCGACTAGATGGCTCCAAACGACAATTAT GTACAAGTCGGGAAGAAGAAAAACAAATTCCTAATTCTGGCAAAACCCTTGCTCAAAGTAAAAGGGAACAGTGTTGGCGCTACGACCCCACCATCAAGTATGAAGCAGTTAGACGATTTGCTGTCCCCAGATATGCCTATGACTCTAGTGATTGGTCAGACTCCTCAGACTGTGAATATGAAAATGTTTACATGGCAGGAAAAGAAGCTCAAACTGAGAAAGACAATCTCCTTGCTGTAACCAAAAAGGAACAGGTTGCTGGAACCGAAGAGGAACAACTCTTTTACCACGACCCTAGTATCAAGTACAAACCACTCAGCCGATATATTGTCCCAAAATTTGCCTTTTCTGACACCTCCTCTACTGACTGGTCAGAGTCCACAGACTCTGAATCCGATACTGAACTCATGGCAGAAGAAGCAACACGAGGTCAGAAAGAAAAAATCAGAGATGATACTAGGGTGGAACGACTCTTTTGCAACGACTTGGCTAAGTCTCCGTCAACTGATTTCCAGTCTGTGGCTGAGGACTTGACTAAGTCTTCATCTGCAAATCTCCAATCTAAATCATCTGTTTAA